A DNA window from Labrus mixtus chromosome 4, fLabMix1.1, whole genome shotgun sequence contains the following coding sequences:
- the smad3b gene encoding mothers against decapentaplegic homolog 3b, giving the protein MSILPFTPPIVKRLLGWKKGEQNGQEEKWCEKAVKSLVKKLKKTGQLDELEKAITTQNVNTKCLTIPRSLDGRLQVSHRKGLPHVIYCRLWRWPDLQSHHELRAVDHCEFAFHTKKDEVCVNPYHYQRVETPILPPVLVPRHADIPAEFPALDDYSPSIPENTNFPAGIEPQSNYIPETPPPGYLSEDGETSDHQNNHSMDTSSPSLSPNPVSPANSNLDLQPVTYCESAFWCSISYYELNQRVGETFHASQPSLTVDGFTDPSNSERFCLGLLSNVNRNSAVELTRRHIGRGVRLYYIGGEVFAECLSDSAIFVQSPNCNQRYGWHPATVCKIPPGCNLKIFNNQEFAALLAQSVNQGFEAVYQLTRMCTIRMSFVKGWGAEYRRQTVTSTPCWIELHLNGPLQWLDKVLTQMGSPSIHCSSVS; this is encoded by the exons atgtcaaTATTACCCTTCACTCCTCCAATCGTGAAGAGGCTCCTCGGCTGGAAGAAGGGAGAGCAGAACGGGCAAGAGGAGAAATGGTGCGAAAAGGCTGTCAAGAGTCTTGTGaagaagttgaaaaagacgGGACAATTGGACGAGTTGGAAAAAGCCATCACGACTCAAAACGTCAACACGAAATGCTTAACCATACCCAG ATCTTTAGATGGGCGTCTTCAGGTCTCGCACAGAAAAGGTCTTCCTCATGTGATCTACTGTCGCTTGTGGCGCTGGCCAGACCTCCAGTCCCATCATGAACTGAGGGCTGTGGACCACTGTGAATTTGCCTTCCACACTAAGAAGGATGAGGTCTGTGTCAACCCATACCACTACCAAAGGGTGGAGACACCAA TTCTGCCCCCTGTTCTAGTACCACGGCATGCAGATATACCCGCTGAGTTTCCAGCTTTGGATGACTATAGCCCGTCTATTCCTGAGAACACCAACTTCCCCGCTGGCATCGAGCCCCAGAGTAATTATATTCCTG aAACTCCCCCACCAGGGTATCTCAGTGAAGATGGTGAGACAAGTGATCACCAGAACAACCATAGCATGGACACAA GCTCACCCAGCCTGTCACCCAATCCTGTGTCACCCGCAAACAGTAATCTAG ACTTGCAACCTGTGACGTACTGTGAGTCTGCCTTCTGGTGCTCTATCTCCTACTATGAGCTAAACCAGCGTGTAGGAGAGACCTTCCACGCCTCCCAGCCCTCCCTAACAGTTGATGGATTCACAGACCCCTCCAACTCTGAACGCTTCTGTCTCGGATTGTTGTCTAACGTCAACCGCAACTCAGCGGTGGAGCTCACACGCAGACACATAg gaCGAGGTGTGAGGCTGTACTACATTGGAGGAGAGGTGTTTGCAGAGTGTCTGAGTGACAGCGCCATCTTTGTGCAGAGTCCTAACTGCAACCAGCGCTATGGTTGGCATCCTGCCACTGTCTGCAAAATACCCCCAG GCTGCAACTTGAAGATCTTTAATAACCAGGAGTTCGCTGCTCTGCTCGCACAGTCAGTCAACCAGGGCTTTGAGGCCGTTTACCAACTCACCAGAATGTGCACCATTCGGATGAGTTTTGTCAAGGGCTGGGGAGCTGAGTACAG